A single genomic interval of Candidatus Hydrogenedentota bacterium harbors:
- a CDS encoding sugar phosphate isomerase/epimerase, which translates to MRQFVLFAVTACVLGCGCASAGESAARPWPLAVRLMSYGAHQDEAWAHLRSIGVRHVFMQVPAPDAADDLMVRLKEHGLDVPVFRGEADLTKDSYAADLEPQLAVCEKMGVKYLFLSAKPGDTPLETVYARLRAAGDAAQRHGVTITLETHPPLGTDGGTQVATMKGVNHPNVRVNYDTANITYYNRDTDAVAELKKSLEYVRTVEFKDHTGGFETWDFPVLGKGVVDFKAVMAALARHGYNGPVTIEFEGTKGVDLTKEELFQAIADSVAFTRSLGNFD; encoded by the coding sequence ATGAGACAGTTTGTGTTGTTTGCGGTGACGGCGTGCGTGCTGGGCTGCGGCTGTGCGTCCGCCGGGGAGTCCGCGGCCAGGCCCTGGCCCCTGGCCGTGCGGCTCATGAGCTACGGCGCGCATCAGGACGAGGCGTGGGCGCACCTGCGGTCCATAGGCGTGCGGCACGTGTTCATGCAGGTGCCCGCGCCGGATGCGGCGGACGACCTCATGGTCCGGCTGAAGGAGCACGGGCTGGACGTGCCGGTGTTCCGGGGCGAGGCGGACCTGACGAAGGACTCGTATGCGGCGGACCTGGAGCCGCAACTGGCGGTCTGCGAGAAGATGGGCGTGAAGTATCTCTTCCTGAGCGCGAAGCCGGGCGACACGCCGCTGGAGACGGTGTACGCGCGCCTGCGCGCCGCCGGGGACGCGGCGCAAAGGCACGGCGTGACCATAACGCTGGAAACCCACCCGCCCCTGGGCACCGACGGCGGAACACAGGTGGCGACCATGAAAGGGGTAAACCACCCGAACGTGCGGGTGAACTACGACACGGCGAACATCACCTACTACAACCGGGACACGGACGCCGTGGCCGAACTGAAAAAGAGCCTTGAATACGTCCGCACGGTGGAGTTCAAGGACCACACGGGCGGTTTCGAGACCTGGGATTTCCCGGTGCTGGGGAAAGGCGTGGTGGATTTTAAGGCCGTCATGGCGGCCCTTGCGCGGCACGGCTACAACGGCCCGGTCACCATCGAGTTCGAGGGGACCAAGGGCGTTGACTTGACGAAAGAGGAGCTGTTCCAGGCCATTGCCGACTCGGTGGCCTTCACGCGCAGCCTGGGGAATTTTGACTGA
- a CDS encoding DegT/DnrJ/EryC1/StrS family aminotransferase, whose product MEPNANNGASNTTRRDFLRTAGVLGAGLAVSGAVAPRAASAQAKVETLALNGGPKAVTAAAADATKWPIYGDEEIGLVTELLRNPGYGPVAEFEEAWKEFHGCPYAKAHCNGTSALTSMLFACDFPEGSEIIVPDHSTWFPVVPMRLFGLVPVFVDVDPRTMNLDVEDFKRHITPKTRAVLPVHWYGLPCELDEICAIADEHGLSVLEDASHAHGARVNGKLIGNWGRMAGFSLQGTKPLPAIEGGIGMYKDQGDFERAVTYGNYDLPNTFPEDSPYRKYQGTAFGSKLRIHPVAAILARIQLRDLEARNTAGTAQIQRLNARLTQLPGLSEQHVRDGITRVFYSKNPMFIDEEKAGMSRAAAVKALKAEGVDVNESSWTLLHTYPIFSEEKWWRHMPVLPKNVPGCDQANRQCIQLPYFTSEQPELVEQYAAAFEKVWAHRDKIGKG is encoded by the coding sequence ATGGAACCGAACGCAAACAACGGCGCGTCAAACACCACCCGGCGCGATTTTCTGAGGACGGCGGGCGTCCTGGGCGCGGGACTGGCGGTTTCTGGCGCGGTGGCGCCCCGCGCGGCGTCGGCGCAGGCCAAGGTTGAGACCCTCGCCCTGAACGGCGGGCCGAAGGCGGTCACCGCGGCGGCGGCGGACGCCACAAAGTGGCCCATTTACGGGGACGAGGAGATCGGCCTGGTCACGGAGCTCCTCCGCAACCCCGGCTACGGCCCCGTGGCCGAGTTCGAGGAGGCGTGGAAGGAATTCCACGGCTGCCCGTATGCCAAGGCCCACTGCAACGGCACCAGCGCCCTCACGTCCATGCTCTTCGCGTGCGACTTCCCCGAGGGCAGCGAGATCATCGTTCCGGACCACAGCACCTGGTTCCCCGTGGTGCCCATGCGCCTCTTCGGGCTGGTGCCCGTCTTCGTGGACGTGGACCCGCGCACGATGAACCTCGATGTCGAGGACTTCAAGCGGCACATCACCCCCAAAACCCGCGCCGTCCTGCCCGTCCACTGGTACGGCCTGCCCTGCGAGCTGGATGAAATCTGCGCCATCGCGGACGAGCACGGCCTGTCCGTGCTGGAGGACGCCAGCCACGCCCACGGCGCCCGCGTCAACGGCAAACTCATCGGAAACTGGGGACGCATGGCCGGGTTCAGCCTCCAGGGCACCAAGCCCCTGCCCGCCATCGAGGGCGGCATCGGCATGTACAAGGACCAGGGTGACTTCGAGCGCGCCGTCACTTACGGAAACTACGACCTGCCCAACACCTTCCCCGAGGACAGCCCCTACCGCAAGTACCAGGGCACGGCCTTCGGCTCGAAACTGCGCATCCACCCCGTCGCCGCCATCCTCGCGCGCATCCAGCTCCGTGACCTCGAGGCCCGGAACACCGCGGGCACCGCGCAAATACAGCGGTTGAACGCGCGGCTCACGCAACTGCCGGGCCTCTCCGAGCAGCATGTCCGCGACGGCATCACCCGCGTCTTCTACTCGAAGAACCCCATGTTCATAGACGAGGAAAAGGCGGGCATGTCCCGCGCCGCCGCCGTGAAGGCGCTTAAGGCCGAGGGCGTGGACGTGAACGAGAGCTCCTGGACCCTGCTGCACACCTACCCCATATTCAGCGAGGAGAAATGGTGGCGGCACATGCCCGTCCTCCCCAAAAACGTGCCCGGCTGCGACCAGGCCAACCGCCAGTGCATCCAGCTCCCCTACTTCACCTCGGAGCAGCCGGAACTCGTCGAGCAGTACGCCGCCGCCTTCGAGAAGGTCTGGGCGCACCGCGACAAGATAGGGAAGGGCTGA